Proteins found in one Amphiprion ocellaris isolate individual 3 ecotype Okinawa chromosome 22, ASM2253959v1, whole genome shotgun sequence genomic segment:
- the nell3 gene encoding uncharacterized protein nell3 — MVSVAPFLLLLISWVSLHSAEVCRGTHCHGGDTSDPRPCTGAHCPGSRSSRPPRQFNPNAQGKAVSHHHAHSGSPSSSVQILRGTRVRAPEVFPAGCTDADCAALFRQFQPNNDTRECRGIECRLPLRIRPKARAKSCVGEGCLSGSEESQLPPVHLSDRAAQFLGDFPELGYPSSELGGAPLGVQLTCDIKPGENEVPSEDALILHLQLTKGQEKLVEALRAQQAIIRDLQQKLADQQEALLSQQREILEQQRRMYEQMDVVKAQYGLLSDTVKQVSFQGLQSELQSYFESHLAGLQSQARSHLQKSYAVHKMDIDSKVMDVVGEAHFPQPLLGCPSPCGSEEYCDFQRDPPQCQKCTMCPPGFFLISQCSPTADRMCQDRDECLELPNVCGERVKCLNTPGGFRCLGVSEREAVTGLCGHDYFYNQELQECQACSDCDGEPVTVPCTAVSDAVCGLLSESRLSGSWVANVAVPPARTSVANIFPGLQLNIRGKESSDLLSNEAGQVTFLQHSLVWMDHNFAIKHSCRNFLQVGMRLNVSQEEEGQDISGVRIEQPDGKYFQGVSVSSGVEVEPNHTFTLLLKSPNQHCNQSKDLHVYDVAAPSLSLLWLSHDTGAVAMTAQMLLLAHYQTSYRPTFRLSSVSDPYMITLTHDNRGVRFTESGVVKFVLQQALYSMGHTCIREGFSLIAYTNRNGTGQEAMQAFKTGVNYRDTSITLSGAVSVNSGDTLGFEITSPSQCNLRYFGDNTGISMLSLIWIPSAVSSALTATVSRTGLPFGAVRNKPLLFQQISPDTPQVHLARSGEPNARKNFIFHEKGTANIALNLKLIHSCNIVKLTLQRPAGQGRQAGPVAQQVSGSMPEGSEWASIGLRASFPVQNGTALYVTLDCIRGRVNQITHEGGTNISILWVAV, encoded by the exons ATGGTTTCAGTAGCCCCCTTTCTGTTGCTGCTCATCTCCTGGGTGTCACTGCACAGCGCGGAGGTTTGCCGGGGGACGCACTGCCACGGCGGGGACACCAGCGATCCAAGACCGTGCACGGGAGCGCACTGTCCGGGGAGCAGATCCTCCAGACCTCCGCGGCAGTTTAACCCAAACGCGCAGGGGAAAGCGGTCAGCCACCACCATGCGCACTCGGGCTCTCCAAGCTCCAGCGTCCAGATCCTCCGCGGCACACGCGTGAGAGCGCCTGAAGTTTTCCCTGCAGGATGCACCGATGCGGACTGCGCTGCGCTTTTCAGGCAGTTTCAGCCCAACAACGACACCCGGGAGTGCAGAGGGATCGAGTGCAGGCTGCCGCTGAGGATCCGGCCGAAAGCTCGGGCGAAGTCCTGCGTTGGAGAGGGATGTCTGAGCGGCTCGGAGGAGAGCCAGcttcctcctgtccatctctccGACAGAGCCGCGCAATTTCTGGGAGATTTCCCTGAGTTGGGATATCCGTCTTCGGAACTTGGCGGCGCGCCTTTGGGTGTCCAGCTCACATGTGACATCAAACCAG GGGAGAATGAAGTTCCGTCAGAAGATGCCCTCATCTTGCACCTCCAGCTCACCAAGGGGCAGGAGAAGCTGGTGGAGGCCCTTCGAGCCCAGCAGGCGATCATTCGTGACCTGCAGCAGAAGCTGGCCGACCAACAGGAGGCGTTGCTGTCCCAGCAGCGCGAGATCCTGGAGCAGCAGCGGCGGATGTACGAGCAGATGGACGTGGTCAAGGCCCAGTACGGCCTCCTTTCTGACACCGTCAAGCAGGTTTCCTTCCAGGGCCTGCAGAGCGAGCTGCAGAGCTACTTTGAGAGCCACCTGGCTGGGCTGCAGAGCCAGGCCCGAAGCCACCTGCAGAAATCCTACGCCGTCCACAAAATGGACATCGACTCCAAGGTGATGGATGTGGTCGGGGAGGCTCACTTTCCTCAACCGCTGCTGGGATGCCCTTCGCCCTGTGGGTCAGAGGAGTACTGTGATTTTCAGAGGGACCCACCTCAGTGTCAGAAGTGCACCATGTGTCCACCAGGCTTCTTCCTGATCTCACAGTGCTCCCCGACGGCAGATAGAATGTGCCAG GACAGAGACGAATGCCTGGAACTCCCAAACGTTTGTGGAGAGCGAGTGAAGTGCCTTAACACTCCAG GAGGATTCCGGTGTCTGGGAGTTTCTGAGAGAGAAGCAGTAACAGGCTTGTGTGGACACGACTACTTCTACAATCAGGAGCTGCAGGAGTGTCAGGCCTGCTCGGACTGCGACGGAGAACCCGTCACTGTTCCCTGCACGGCGGTCAGTGACGCCGTCTGCGGCCTGCTTTCGGAGAGCCGCCTCTCCGGGTCTTGGGTGGCGAACGTTGCAGTTCCCCCTGCCAGGACCTCCGTCGCCAATATCTTCCCCGGGCTTCAGCTGAACATACGAGGCAAAGAGAGCAGCGATCTGCTGTCCAACGAGGCGGGGCAGGTGACCTTCCTGCAGCACAGCCTGGTGTGGATGGATCACAACTTCGCCATAAAGCACAGCTGCAGGAATTTCCTCCAGGTGGGCATGAGGCTCAACGTgagccaggaggaggagggtcaGGACATCAGTGGGGTTCGGATCGAGCAGCCGGATGGGAAGTACTTCCAGGGGGTCAGCGTCAGTAGCGGcgtggaggtggagccgaaccACACCTTCACGCTGCTGCTGAAGAGTCCGAACCAACACTGCAACCAGAGCAAGGATCTCCACGTGTACGACGTCGCCGCTCCCTCTCTGAGCCTCCTCTGGTTGTCTCATGATACCGGCGCTGTCGCTATGACGGCTCAGATGTTACTCTTGGCTCACTACCAGACCAGCTACCGGCCAACTTTCCGCTTGAGCTCGGTGTCGGACCCCTACATGATCACCCTGACTCACGACAACCGCGGGGTTCGCTTCACGGAGAGCGGCGTGGTGAAGTTCGTCCTCCAGCAGGCGCTTTACTCCATGGGCCACACCTGCATTCGAGAGGGTTTCTCACTGATCGCATACACAAACCGCAACGGGACCGGCCAGGAGGCAATGCAAGCCTTTAAGACGGGTGTTAACTACAGGGACACCTCCATCACCCTCTCTGGTGCCGTTAGCGTCAACAGCGGAGACACCCTAGGCTTCGAGATCACGTCCCCGTCCCAGTGCAACCTCCGCTACTTCGGGGACAACACTGGGATCAGCATGTTGAGCCTCATCTGGATTCCTTCAGCCGTGTCGTCGGCGTTGACCGCCACCGTGTCCAGGACCGGTCTTCCCTTCGGAGCGGTCAGGAATAAGCCGCTGTTGTTCCAGCAGATCAGCCCGGACACACCGCAGGTCCACTTGGCCCGCTCAGGAGAGCCGAACGCCCGGAAGAACTTTATATTCCACGAGAAAGGGACGGCGAACATAGCCCTCAACCTGAAGCTGATCCACTCCTGTAATATAGTCAAACTCACTCTGCAGCGGCCGGCGGGTCAGGGCAGGCAGGCAGGTCCTGTGGCTCAGCAGGTGTCTGGATCTATGCCTGAAGGGAGCGAGTGGGCCAGTATAGGACTCAGAGCTTCCTTTCCGGTCCAGAACGGTACCGCTCTTTATGTCACGCTGGACTGTATCCGAGGACGAGTCAACCAGATAACGCACGAGGGCGGCACTAACATTTCAATTCTCTGGGTTGCAGTGTGA